In Lutra lutra chromosome 13, mLutLut1.2, whole genome shotgun sequence, one genomic interval encodes:
- the LOC125082990 gene encoding acyl-coenzyme A amino acid N-acyltransferase 2-like: protein MAGNTTLSLCNLPMFQLTATPASALADEPVHIRVTGLPPLQLVTLTASLKDEKGNVFRSKAFYKANEVGELDLMEAPAFGGDYVGVHPMGLFWSLKCQKAFRRLFKQDVMNSPFLVTLNLYDTVSLQDFSTEEPMASQVVQRWFSAPGVQRVQVREGRVRGALFLPPGEGPFPGVIDLFGARGGLVEFRASLLAAHGFAVLALAYFAYEDLPKLLQEIDLEYFEEAANLLLAHPRRHEAVSPIGVLSVSSPSVKLPSSPPNIHVQTPGIGVISVSKGAEIGLAMACFLKQVVATVCINGTTAIYEFPLRYKDLVIAPIPMFMERLQCDISGAVRLLHFRGDPRDKVNQRSVLPVEKAQGSILFIVGENDECLKSREYAEQALHQLQSHGRNNGRMLVYPGAGHLIEPPYAPLCYASPTMKLSSPLLWGGEPTAHAAAQEHSWGEILKFFRQHLIQAKSKL from the exons GGCAGGGAATACCACTCTGTCCCTTTGCAATTTGCCAATGTTCCAGCTGACAGCCACCCCAGCAAGTGCCCTTGCAGATGAGCCAGTGCATATCCGAGTGACTGGCCTGCCCCCGTTGCAGCTGGTGACCCTAACAGCATCTCTGAAGGATGAGAAGGGGAATGTGTTCCGGTCCAAAGCCTTCTACAAGGCGAATGAGGTTGGTGAGCTGGACCTAATGGAGGCTCCTGCATTTGGAGGCGACTACGTGGGGGTCCACCCGATGGGCCTCTTCTGGTCTCTGAAGTGTCAGAAGGCTTTCAGGAGGCTGTTTAAGCAAGATGTGATGAACAGCCCCTTTTTGGTCACTCTGAACCTCTATGACACAGTTAGTCTTCAAGATTTCAGCACAGAAGAGCCCATGGCCAGCCAGGTGGTCCAGCGCTGGTTTTCGGCCCCTGGGGTACAGCGGGTGCAGGTCCGAGAAGGTCGGGTGCGGGGAGCCCTTTTTCTGCCTCCAG GGGAAGGGCCTTTCCCAGGAGTCATTGATTTGTTTGGGGCTCGAGGGGGTCTGGTTGAATTTCGGGCTAGTCTTTTGGCTGCGCACGGCTTTGCTGTGTTGGCATTAGCGTATTTTGCCTACGAAGATCTGCCCAAGTTACTGCAGGAGATCGACCTGGAATATTTTGAGGAAGCTGCTAACTTGCTACTAGCTCATCCAAG GAGACACGAGGCCGTGTCTCCTATTGGAGTATTATCAGTATCTTCACCTTCAGTAAAACTGCCGTCATCACCACCAAACatacat GTCCAAACGCCAGGAATTGGAGTGATCTCCGTGAGCAAAGGTGCAGAGATCGGGCTGGCCATGGCCTGCTTCCTGAAGCAGGTGGTAGCCACCGTCTGTATCAATGGGACCACTGCCATCTACGAATTTCCACTCAGGTACAAAGATCTGGTGATAGCACCCATCCCCATGTTTATGGAGCGCTTGCAGTGTGACATCTCCGGGGCTGTACGCCTCCTCCACTTCAGGGGGGACCCCCGGGATAAGGTGAATCAGCGGAGCGTGCTTCCTGTCGAAAAGGCCCAGGGTTCGATCCTCTTCATTGTTGGAGAGAACGACGAATGCTTGAAGAGCAGGGAGTATGCTGAGCAGGCTCTGCACCAGCTGCAGAGCCACGGGAGAAACAATGGAAGGATGCTGGTGTACCCGGGGGCGGGCCATCTCATCGAGCCACCCTATGCACCCCTGTGTTACGCTTCCCCAACCATGAAACTTTCTTCGCCCCTGCTCTGGGGAGGGGAACCCACTGCCCATGCCGCAGCTCAGGAGCACTCCTGGGGAGAGATCCTGAAATTCTTCAGGCAACACCTTATTCAAGCCAAAAGCAAACTCTGA